aataaaatctgacaACCTGACGAAAACTAATGCAAGAGGGGGTCAGAGACACAGAACGGACACAAACCGCAGACATCCCTCTCCCAGCTCCTGGGTGACTCCCGCTCCGTAGAGAAACTTTACCCACCTGCAGCTCATCCACGTGTTTCCTCACCTGGCCTATAACCACCTCTTACCCCTTACAGGACCCAAGCTACTACCCCCTCCACCTTTCAGACTGCCCCTTAGCTCACCAATGACCAGACAGCCACTGGCTATATCAGACGTCCTCCCAGAATAAAGCTACTGCCCCAATCTCATCAGCTACGTGCTGCCCTCTCTTCTATTTCTTTTCTGAGCACCCAGTCACTACGTTGCCATCACCCCTACTGTCATCCTCGCCAGCCACTTTGTCGCTAACCAGCGCTAGAACCTTCCTACCACTTGGGTGGTCTCCTCTTACAAACTTATCGCCAAGCTGGTAAACAAACTCCCGACCCTCTTTCCTGCAGACGTGGCCGTATTAAACGCGAAGAAAAAGGGACGTTCACTGTACCTCTCCGAAATACAAagacatcaggacacacacactcttcactccctcctaatacacagacagcagGACATGTACCTATCacccctcctaatacacagatatttggACACATACCTCTCGccccctcctaatacacagacagatacatgTAACTCTCATTCTCATATAGACCCAGTACATCAGATATGGAGAAATAGTAAGTAGGCGGTTGAGGGGTAAGGGGGGGGATTATTACACAAATAAGACTTCTATATGAGAGATGCTCAGTGGGGTCTCCCTGGAAGTCAAGGGGTTGACAGGGCTCAGTTAATGCCCCTTTAAAACTCTAAGCTGTTCCTCAGACGCGTTTCATGAAGAGTCACGTGACCGCAGTACTGGTGTCCTCGCAAATCCCCAAATTAACCCTACAGCTGATGAGACAGCCCATTGGTAGTGTACGCAGAGGCTGTGTTCATATGCCTTTGGCAGCATAGAGGTTAATAGGAAGAGAGATGTATTGCAGCCCCCCTGTAAATCTTGTCTCTACGCCTTCCTTTCCAACGCTCCGTCCATGCACTCCTTCAGTACCGCAATAGccggcagtgaaggggttaacattCACCGTTTTCACCATATACCCCCCTCCCACACTGTTTTATAGTTTTTGCATCTTTCCTTCATTCACATTCTGTtacaattctctctctctccccctcctttatAATAGAAcattaaaagtaaataataaaatggaaacaaaaaaacaaaacaaaaaaaaaaaaatctggttctatttatatttatatataatatatatatatttataattttacagaaaaagggggggagagaaatgagCTGATAAAGAACCAAAGTGGAATCTGGAACAGAAGGGTGGGCCGTTCACAGCGGATGTTGCATTTCTTGAAATCCTGTTGTTGCTGTTttgattttttggggggaggggggtttgttTTAatgtcgtttttttttgttttggttttttttcggcGGGGAGGGGGATTTGGAGGTTGGAGAGGGTCCGGGTTTGGGTGATTTAATAATATGACTCCTTTTCTACCCAACCTGTGAAATAAAGCATaagtagtattattatttatatagcgccaatcatattgcaCTATACAGAGGATGtaatcattctcatcagtccctgccccgttggagcatacgatctaaatttcctaccacgcATGAACAGACTACGTgttagtcagaagccaattaacctacaagtctgtttttggagtgtaggagaaaactggagcacctggaggaatctcacacaaacacggggataacatgcaagcttcacacagatagggccctggttggaattgaactcatgaccccagtgctgtgagcaatGCTGACCACCGTGCTGATCAATTGATGGTATATCAGTATGTTTTCAGAAACcagatacatttaatatatattattaaaataaatgacaacCCAATACAAATCTGTAGTGTGTCCTTCTCTGGTAGGCTAGCCCTTTATTTAAAGAGTAAGTAAAGTCAATATTTGCCATTAGTATATAGTAAACACTGTATTACTGAGTTGAATAATATTCATGcgataactaaatatgtccaccactccctctctcactcctctgcagtAGGCTGCCTTGTTAGAAGGAAGGTGATTCTCTGAGCAGACAGAGCATGAGTAACAGCTTGGCAGTCttgctgtccagaaatacacTGTTTGGATTGGTGGAATCATACACAGGGGCGGTGTGGAATCTAATCTACCTTTATTGAATTTTTAAATCTACATATTCCTTCCTTTTATGCAACATGCACCTGTCCATTTTGCTTATAGCTTATCACTATTATCAATCACACTATTAGCACGTCAAATATTAAACTCCAATACACTACTAGACCGCTGCACTATTGTCTTCTAATCTCGGCTTCAGTTTATGGAACTCTCATGTTATCAGCATATATTACGTGGTCCCTATGTCAATCCTGGAAGTCCATTGCGGCCCCTATCCTGTAACTAAACTGGAGTGCCCCTGGACTGCGGACTGGGACCTGCATTGAGCGCTCACTTACCTCCTGGGTGTCTTCTAAGGATAAGTTTCCGGATCTCATCGTATATAAAGATGAGGAAGCTGTATGGGAAGGCACAGAACCACCAACTGGGCCTAGGGGGAGAATTCAAGGGAACATCAGATCACTGGATCGTCTCACACTGGggtggatttatcaaaccttctaaaaaaggaaaagtggaggtgttgcccatagcaaccaatcagattctctcattttctagaatgtactagataaatgatagctagaatctggttggttgctacgAGCAACACAGTCACTTTACTCTTTAAGAAGGTACGATAAGTCTACCCCACTCTGTCAGTTCCTAAAATACTCTCGGATACTCCTGAGTTTTTCTTAGAGACGTGGCAAAGTTTTATAAGTTTTCTGATTTAACCTATGCTGTGCCAGGAGCATGTCTTTATGCCTACTACCCCCCGTGCCCATGCACAAGTCTCCATCCCATACTTACTTTAATGGGTACATTCTCAGTGCGATGTCCATTCCAGGGCAATAAGACAAGAATGCTGCCAAAGCTGTCTCTTCAAACAGACCAAAAATAAGGATCTTATTCCTGAAATATGATGGAGACAAAAAGAAGGACACGAGAGGTTAAAATCAGACACGGATTACTTATCTTTAGGACATATGAAGCATTCCTAGAAATCTTCTGGTTTCAATGTCATTGATTTGCCGCCGGACCCAAGATACTCTCATCTGAGGCTGCTTTTGGGGCTCGGGGCTCCACATTTCCTATGCTCTTTATTCATCATATATACCGTGTATgtataagtgtgtgtatatataatatgtgtagaGATCTTACTTCATGCCCTGCTGGAACACAGAGTTTCTCCTGGTTTTGCAGATAATGACATCGGCCCACTGTACAACCACAATACTGACGAAGAAGGCTGTGTGACATGTGAACTCCACAATCTTACGCTGCTCGTATGTCTAAAGTGAAAGGAGAGGAAAAAAATAAGGTCATGTTCTTCTATGCGGTATCCAAGAGACCCAATGACTACCAGTCCTCTCTTATACATTAATAAGTCATTTGAAGGCTAACTCATTGGAAAGAGGCTACTTTTGGTAATTCCTGGATCACTTCTCATGTGGATGGAATGGCAAGTGTGAAGCCTGGGTGATGTTACAGCTAAAACAATGGTTTATAAGACAAACATGTGGGGAAAATGCCACAAAGAACCAAACTTAATTTCAGTGGTTGCGGATTGCCCATTGTTTCATAGTTTGTCACCTTTATTCTTATGTACACTATCCAACTGGtagaatacatgttttttttttatacatatgggATGTGATAGAGGCCCATCAAGTTTAGCAGTGGTTGGGTTAACAGGAAATAAAACCGGGCCCAGGAGTGATGTAAATACACAGATCAACTGCTTGGGGTAATGTGTGCAATTAGAAATTATTATTGAACAAAAAGCTCACAACTCACCCATTGTTGACCATAGCTGTCCTCCAGGTCGTTGCAAGATCTATCATCCCAATTTAACCGAATGCCAACCAAGTGAGATGGCAGGAAACCATTTTCTGCCAGAATGACAAAGTATGAGAAGAAACCACCGAGAGCCTGGATCATACCTAAAGTTAGAGACAGGTACAAAGATACAAATGGTGATCAGTAAGTGTACAGTATTTATATCAATAGTAACTCAATACACAATGACCCCACTCACCAATCTGCCCATACGCCATGCTGAtcagtctttcgttcaccagttTGTCTGTACGGGGATTTCTTGGTTGACGCTTCATAATGTCACTCTCAGCTGCTTCGTAGGCCAGGGAGATGGCAGGAACCTAGAAATAGTTTATTATGAAATTATAGGCATGATCTAAAACTACTTTATATATAACATCCGTAGAATAATTTGTCAGTCCACGAATAACCAATCAAGACTCATATATGTACAACACTAgggaacatatataaaaatgtattagaaGGTACAATAGTGTCAACATTTAAAGGAGTCtaatcaaatatttttgtttaaattgatACCATCCAATTGATGGTAACATAAtctacaaacatttttattcatgTTTCTTTATAGCAACGCTAACATTTAACTGTTTTACACAGAACTACAGATTGTTGCAACAATCTAAAAAGTAACAATATtcttataaggattattttttaaGGAAGTGCAAATAGCAAAAATGTGTATCAGAGATGGGCTTTCGTCAGCTTAGGCTAACAGAAAGTGTATGATTGGTTATTTGTTACAGCTATTCTtgtctattattattgtttattattgaatAAAGATTTATATATCCAAGCTGTGAATTGCCATTTCCCATTCTCTTTCCTACTCACCATGTCGGTGCCCAGATCAATGCACAGAATGGTGATGGTGCCCAGGGGCAGAGGAATATTGGCCATAATGAAGAGCAGGAAGGGAGTAATCTCTGGGATGTTACTGGTCAGGGTGTAGGCGATGGACTTCTTCAGGTTATCAAAGATAAGGCGACCTGAGAGCGGACATTGTTATTCATATCTATTCATACAATACCATGCTACACCGAGTATCATATAACAAAACAGCCTCTGCTTACCTTCCTCCACACCAGTGACGATGGAGGCAAAGTTATCATCCAGCAGAATCATATCGGCTGCTTGTTTAGAGACGTCCGAGCCTGCTATACCCATTGCCACCCCAATATCAGCCTTCTTTAGAGCAGGGGAGTCATTAACACCGTCACCTGTCACGGCCACAATGGCGCCCTGGAGAGAGAAGCAGAAGTGTGAGGTTGGGGTAAGaggatcaaaataaaaataagtgtccCGGCTGCAAACCTAGAAATAGTTTATTATGAAATTATGGACATGATCTAAAACTACTTTATATATAACATCCGTAGAATAATTTGTCAGTCCAGGAATAAAAAATCAAGACTCAAAAATGTACAACACTAGGgaacatatataaaaatttatTACAAGGTAAAATAGTGTCAACATTTAAAGGAggtctaataaaatatttttgtttaaattgatACCACCCAATTGATGATAACATAAtctacaaacatttttattcatgTTTCTTTATAGCAGCGTGAACATTTAACGGTTTTACACAGAACTACACAGCGGAGTCTGCCAATATTTCTGATAATGCCGCCCATTggttcactagaaaccagtagGCACAAACTGGTGGTAGCCAGTTTGTTGGATGAACCAATAATTACAAGAATTCCTCGATGATGTTACTATTAGTAGAATAATTGATGGGTCACATTATAAAAAAAGgcttcctgcattattattaggCGTATGCATTTGAATATTGAGATTTTTAAGAaacatgaaaggaaaaaaaacaatgatctTCTTTATAATTTATCCCTATCCAGTTATGATAATTTCATACAGATAGCAAAACAACTTTAAGATAGGACTAGATGACTATTCTTCACTGATAAAAGAGGGGGTTTGAAATGAAAGTGTTTAAGTAGAGCATTTCTTACAGAAGTTAAACTAGACATAGGTGTGAAATATGTAATGGTGCCCAAACAAAGTGAATTTTATGGAGTAATGTACTCTTACATTATATGTAATATTGTTTAATAATATTGTTTCCCATTTGGAATACCTAATGCACTATATAAAGTTTAGGGAACATTATATGCATTAGTGAGGggtttgtttaattatttttatatttattctactCTGTTTATCCCCAGAGAGATGACAGGAAGTTGTCAGATCACggtagtattttatattgaattatgaatcatttgtGAATTTGCCATCTCAAATCTAGTGAGATAGGCTCTAGTTTGTTTATTTCTCTTACATTGGCACCTACACCATCTATCTCTGGTTTTGGGAACCGTTTGATGACATCATCAGGGATTCCCCAATGAAAACTGCTTACATTAAACAGCTGGCGCCTCGGTTCAGCAATGGAACTCTGAGGTATCATTTAGaacaggggtagggaacctgtggctctccaggtgttgtgaaactacaaatcccagcatgccttgccacctctctgctggttatctactggcaaagcatgctgggacttgtagtttcacaacacctggagagccgcaggttgcctacccctgatttAGAACCTAGTGGAAGTGACGGAGGTTGACCTAGGACTGCACACAATTATTGTCTTTGAACAGTACACACTCACCTGACGCTGGCAGCCTTCCACGATGATGAGTTTCTGCTGGGGGGAAGTGCGGGCAAAGACGATCTCTGTGTGGTTCTGCAGGATCTCGTCAATCTGCTCACTGCTAAAGTCTTTCAGGTCTGTCCCGTGGATTACACAGGCCTTCGCATCTCTGGTGAAACAATAAACAGTCACGTGGACAACCATGATATGAAGACCAATGTCTCTTTTTTAATCCATCCTATTgtcattttattatgtattatcatGTATTCAGAAAGTGTCCTTCAAATTATATAGACCTGTGCTAGCAGTCATACCCACATGCTGAGGGGCACACATGGTAAAGAGAGGCTTAACAGCTTTCAGCCTAAGGTAGATTTAGGCAACCTGAGGTTCTCCAGCGCTGTAAGACTCGTAATtgcacaacaactggagagcctGGTTACCTACCATTAATCTAGAGGGAACATGATAAAGATAGGATATATCTAGCAAAAGGGTGATCTTTTTGGAGATGATGGATGAGACTGAGCTTCCATGAGGTTTGGAGAGTTGGATCAGTTCTAAACTTGGTCCAAATAATTGATTATCCACAGAACATGGCAATCGTCTTGAGATTGGAACATATGTTCTCTGAACTCATGGAAAAGCCACACTGGTCCATGCCGATGATGGCAAATTTACAGGGGCATCATTTTTAATTACTGGTGGAGTACATTGATTTATGGATGGATGGCTATTGGGAACATAAAGCTGAGTCACAAAAGGGAAAAGCTCAGAATAAGTCTTGGAGACATGGGAACTGGAACTTTGATGGTCCATGGTATATCCcaaaatcacaatacacaagGATATGGCTCAAGGTCAACATTTAATCCTATAAAATTTTTAGTCATTCCCACAATCCCTTTGCACTGTTGCTGGTCTTAACTTGTACTCCCCTTACCTGGGATTAACCTGGGAGACGGGGATGTTTAGTCTGGCTGCAATGTCCTCCACAGTCTCATTACCCTCAGAGATGATCCCTACGCCCTTGGCGATGGCCTTGGCTGTGATTGGGTGGTCACCAGTCACCATGATAACCTACAGGATATAATAAGTGTTATTTCCATAGATCAGGGGCTctcagcttggtttttttttccatgtaccCCCTTATGATGCCAACTATTTACAATCTGTCTCTCTCACCTTGATGCCCGCGCTTCTGCATTTGCCCACAGCGTCTGGTACGGCTGCTCTGGGTGGGTCAATCATGGACATGAGCCCCACAAAGCACATGTTCTCGGTACTGAAATTAACGTCCTCAGTATCAAAAGCAAAGCCCTTAGGGTGCAACTCTTCTGGGAATAAATAGTGGCAGAATCCTAGAGAAAGGAAGAACGGAAGTGTGAGATAAAGGAGATACTGGAGGCATTGATGAGTTTTCCCTCTCACATAACTGTCTATGTACGTTAGTATGAAGCGATGGTGCACACGCATGGTAATGATATTACTCCTTCCTGTCCTCCCTACACTGaaatcctccatcacctctgtgaTGGCAGAGATCAGCTCTGCTTTGTTCTTGGCACAAAGCGGCAACATATGTAAATTTGAGGCATTGCATAACGCGTTTTACATATGAAGTGGCTTCGGGACAGAGCAGAACTAACCTCCGCCACCTCAGGAGGATTTTGGCACAGGGAGGAGGTGAAGGAGCATTGCAGCCATGTATGGTAATGACtaataattaaaatcattacCATGCATGCGGGGGTCACTCCACCAGACCCCTTCTGAATTTGGACGGTCGCTTTGCACGGCCGTCTAaaagcaaatatggaggaaggagtGGGAGCACCTCTCTTTCCTACACATTTACCTGGACACGTAGAGCCTATAGAAGGTTTCATTGATATACTTTCCATTCTACATCTAGAGTTTGCAACTCCCAGGTTGTGGGATCGCAACACAATTAACAGTCTTTCCAAATACACCATAAATAGCTAATTTTCTTTCCCATACACTTCTTTACATTCTCTTTTAGAGACACGAATACTCTCTCTTGCGAGATACCCCCCAAAGCAACTGGTGTTTTTTACAATAAGacacatatgtccaagcagttGTCGGACAATAGTGTCTTATCCACAACAAGCTAACCTGCTTCATTACAAGTGCTACACATTTACGTATATATAAGCATTATAGATGCCTGTAATGAGAGCCATTTTATTTGCGGAGCCACCAAtttagaaaatagattttttttacaaaaaaacgtTTCCATTGGTAGAGTGGTCGTGGGTATCAACAGGGGATTGCCTATGGACATGTACCTGGTGAATGAAACCCTACCCATagctataaaaaaagaaaatgtaatattaattatacATCAAGCAATGCATATACAAAGCTGGTAACGTCTGACACCACAGTATAGACCCAACATGCCAGGTATTGTTCCTCTTCAACTCCCTTGACACTTTTATCTTGTTTACACACCCAGTACTCTCTCTCCGAGGCCGCCCAGCTCCAGGTATGCATTCTGGAAAGCTTCTTTCAGCTCCTCGTCCAGTGGTTGCTCCTTGCCCTGGATTAGGATGGTGGAACAGACATCCAGAATCCTCTCTGGGGCTCCTTTCATTACAAGCATGTAGCGGTTATCATTGGGATCTTCTGTCTCGTGGATGGACAGCTGGGGAAGAGGAGAGGATAATACTGTACAAGATGGGATGCATCTGAGGTGATCATCCAAAATCACCACTTAATTATATTGTAACAATGTATTCTAAAGGAAACAGGTTGATCGCACATCTTCATTATACTCCGACCTGCTTCAATCCTTATTGTGATGTTTGTGTATACAGCATGTATGTATATCTGCACAATGGATGTTTCTGTAACCTCTCTCTCCATCGGCTTCCTTTCTACTCACAATGGATTAGAGGGAGATCACCTTTGTATCCTCCTATCAGAGATCTATGAACCGTGATATCTGTGTCAAGGATGCATCATCTAACAGGAAGCCGTGCAGAAAAGGCTGTCTGATGCTACAACTGCTCATTAGATATAGCCTCCACATTATTGTGGAGATATAGGGGCTGTCTCCCCACATAAGGTTTATTGACTTgacttagaaaataaaaaatcagcaatAAACTGTATTCACATAAGGAAAAAAATTCAGGTTGAGggagcccatagcaaccaatcagattctagctatcatttatctagtacaatatagaatatgacagctagaatctgattggttgctaaaggcaacatctccacttttcctttttagaaggtgtgaCACATTTAACCCTaactggtatatttactaaactgcgggtttgaaaaagtagagatgttacccaaagcaaccaatcagaatctagctgtcattttgtagaatgtacttaaataaatgacagctagaatcgaattggttgctataggcaacatctccacttcttcaaacccacagtttagtaaatataaccctaagtGTTTTAAAAGAAATAGAAATCAGCTCTGATCTATACTGTTACATAACAGCATAGGAAGTACTATGCTCActgtgggcccgattcattacgAAACGTAAATGCCGGTACCCgacgtattttgcattaaattgctctgtgcatgtccagaaatgGACGATACTCCAGTGAGCGCAAGAACATccgattcatctttgaacgcaagaCCCTTCCACAGCAAAGACAGCAAAGGAGGCTCACGAAGTGTGGATTCATTGTAGGAATGTCTGAAACTAGTACTGGGCCACAACAAAATGGTCTAGTCATTGTGACTAAATGCACCCTACATTCGTGATGGTGTATCCCTGATACTGCTACACAGACAGTCCAACACCTTAATTATTTGTATTGAGGAATCTAAGTGACTGGTAAAGACTAGGTTGCACAAGAACACTGCAAAGAAACAATATATTTCTAAGCTGTCCCTTAAACAGGACTGCCTTAGGCACATGCCTAGTTTGCCTGTTTGCCATAAACATTCTGTGCAGTGCTAACAGAACATTTATTCATATCGCAATATGCATAGTGCATTGTAAGGACAGCTGAGTGTGAGACAAGTCACACGCCTCATTCTCTTTGCTGTGCAGTCCAGCGATGATGGGGTTACTGTCAATACACAATGTGCCGTAATGCAGGATGCAGCAAGCCCAGGGAGGTAAGAGTTAAAAAGCTTTTATGTTATTATGAAATGAATGTTAAGAAGGATCAGGCTGGGATCCTGTAGCAGCTGGGACTAATcgtcggagagagagagagagagagagggggggaatgACAAAGGCGTGGGAGGAGGGTGAGAGTCAGGAAGGATGGACACGGAGAACGGTGCTAGTGGGGGGAGTGGATTATATGCAGGACCAGACCTGTCCGATGCTGTGAAATTAATGTATTGAATGAAAGTATTAGAGAGAAACAGTTAAATGCCATTAGGGTAAGACGAGATGCACTGCACATGACAAAGATGAATTCTGCAATTTGTTATTGGTTGTAGGACTGGAATGCACTACACAACCTGAGGGTTAGGATAAAGTGGGGCTGGGGTGACAGTGGAGAGCGGGGCTGTATGGTTGTGTACCGATATGTCCTCCTTTAACTATCCTCAAATTCCAAAACACCCCAACTGCAGATGTGGGGGCTGTTGGGGAATGTCAATCTAAGGttgggggtattaatgtaatgttggggtgTGTCCATCTAAGCTggggttattaatgtaatgtgggggctaCTTGTGTAATATAGTGGCTATTGGGGGTATTTCATTTAATATGGggtttctttttattaaaataaatatattgcttcCACACTCTCctcttgtcacatattccccaaaCCCTCCCTCACAGTGTCACCTATAGTTGAGACTCGTGTGCAGCGTAGGGACGCATGGTGTACATGCAGCTCAGGTCCCCAGATTATCTTCACCTTCCACActatttagtaaaaataaaaaatcagtggAGATGCCCTTCAATTCCCCTGTTTCTGGACACCCCACAAGTGGATGTGAGACTACCAAACCAAAGGCCGCATAATCTAAAATACAGAGCAGCTTATATGGAATTGGTAGTCAATGAATAAATATGGTCACTTctaattttattaaacaaagagaACCCAAATATGTACTTTCTTACACAAAGTTATACTTTACCTTGAAGAGACAAGGACTCAGACACAGAAAGTACCCCACAATCCTACTCCTATAAACTGTTCTCAGTATAATACATATCGAACATCAATATgaaggtggaactagtgagctgtgggccccggggcCCTCAACCCTCTGCCATGCatggggccccattatctccatgggccccggtgcacgggaGCTGATGCACCAACGGTAGTTCCGTCACTGGCGGCGAGGGCACCTTATGGCAACGGTCCACCAGTAACTAACCTGGTACTTGTTGGTGGAGTTAAAGGGGATCTCTGCTACTTTCTTGTTCTTCTCCCTCATCAGCTTCACCGACCCACAGGACAGCTCAATGCACTTCAGGAGAGCAGATTCAGAGGCATCACCAGCCACGTCCCTCTGAGAAGAAGACAATTACTATGTTACCTACCGGAACCGATATCCCCTCATGTAATAACAGGAGGCGAGGCTGTTTTACAGTGACACATACACAGTTAGCGTGACATACGTAAAGATGAGCAtccacacacagtgacacaatgaTACTCAGCTCCAGACGAGTCGCTAACGTCACACACCTTCAGTATGGGAATGTTGTCGTTTCCTGCTTTGAAGACGGCGCGGTTGCACAGGGCAGCGATCCGAGCCAAGGCCACCCAGGTAGGAGAACTCTTATCAAATGATGCACCTGAGAGAGGACACATGGGAGGAGAAAAAAGAGGGAGCGGATGAGATGACAGACAGAAGAAATCCTGGAGAAAAACTCTGGCTGGACATTGGAAGTGACTCCCGCACCTGACTGGTCCTCTGTGGTGTCGGCCTCGTGGATCTGGTTGTCGAACCACATGTGTGCCACAGTCATACGGTTCTGCGTAAGGGTTCCAGTCTTGTCTGAGCAGATGGTAGATGTAGACCCCAGAGTTTCTACAGCTTCCAGGTTCTTCACCAGGCAATTCTTTCGAGCCATACGTTTGGCAGTTAGCGTTAGGCATACCTGCAGAGGCCAGGTCATGGGATGATTATAATAAATACCGTGTGCATCTAACATACAAACTAAGGAAGTCTTTAACCTGTGGATTCCTACACGTAGAACAAGCCTTCGAGCCAAGATGTTGTTTTTACTATACAGATTAACTATTAAACTGTTGATCAAATGTTAGTACTATTTTGTAGCCGATTTCCTACCAGTTATAATTTATTAGTACACTTAGAGTGCCTTGTATCTAACAGGAAGATTACATATAAATAAGTCTTTTAAGAACTTCTGCACTAGGAAAAGCAATTCGCACGGATGGAGTTAGAACAAGATGTGTTTACAAATGATGTCACAGTGTTCCGTATGGTAGTGGAGATTGAAAACATTTGAGGACACATATTCTAGATCTCATTGTTAAGGATAACAAGTTCATGTTACAATGTAGATAAGAAAGCTTTTGTGCCAATAGTCACTCCCCAAGTAAGTAGTATAGCACTGTCCTTCTTCTAATAAATGACCCGGGGAAGGAATTCTTAAGGATTAAATGAAAAATCTATACTGGGACTTAATAGTGGGTTCCCAAT
Above is a genomic segment from Mixophyes fleayi isolate aMixFle1 chromosome 11, aMixFle1.hap1, whole genome shotgun sequence containing:
- the ATP1A3 gene encoding sodium/potassium-transporting ATPase subunit alpha-3 isoform X1, whose protein sequence is MLSLRAVTNLETMEEDDPQEGPSSGPPSDIQYGRSDSYRVATTQDNKDDESPQKGKGPTKKEMDDLKKEVAMTEHKMSIEEVCRKYNTDCVQGLTLSKAAEILARDGPNALTPPPTTPEWIKFCRQLFGGFSILLWIGAILCFLAYGIQAGTEDDPANDNLYLGIVLAAVVIITGCFSYYQEAKSSKIMESFKNMVPQQALVIREGEKMQLNAEEVVVGDLVEVKGGDRVPADLRIISAHGCKVDNSSLTGESEPQTRSPDCTHDNPLETRNITFFSTNCVEGTARGVVVATGDRTVMGRIATLASGLEVGKTPIAKEIEHFIHLITGVAVFLGITFFILSLILGYSWLEAVIFLIGIIVANVPEGLLATVTVCLTLTAKRMARKNCLVKNLEAVETLGSTSTICSDKTGTLTQNRMTVAHMWFDNQIHEADTTEDQSGASFDKSSPTWVALARIAALCNRAVFKAGNDNIPILKRDVAGDASESALLKCIELSCGSVKLMREKNKKVAEIPFNSTNKYQLSIHETEDPNDNRYMLVMKGAPERILDVCSTILIQGKEQPLDEELKEAFQNAYLELGGLGERVLGFCHYLFPEELHPKGFAFDTEDVNFSTENMCFVGLMSMIDPPRAAVPDAVGKCRSAGIKVIMVTGDHPITAKAIAKGVGIISEGNETVEDIAARLNIPVSQVNPRDAKACVIHGTDLKDFSSEQIDEILQNHTEIVFARTSPQQKLIIVEGCQRQGAIVAVTGDGVNDSPALKKADIGVAMGIAGSDVSKQAADMILLDDNFASIVTGVEEGRLIFDNLKKSIAYTLTSNIPEITPFLLFIMANIPLPLGTITILCIDLGTDMVPAISLAYEAAESDIMKRQPRNPRTDKLVNERLISMAYGQIGMIQALGGFFSYFVILAENGFLPSHLVGIRLNWDDRSCNDLEDSYGQQWTYEQRKIVEFTCHTAFFVSIVVVQWADVIICKTRRNSVFQQGMKNKILIFGLFEETALAAFLSYCPGMDIALRMYPLKPSWWFCAFPYSFLIFIYDEIRKLILRRHPGGWVEKESYY
- the ATP1A3 gene encoding sodium/potassium-transporting ATPase subunit alpha-3 isoform X2, which encodes MPLSRYGRSDSYRVATTQDNKDDESPQKGKGPTKKEMDDLKKEVAMTEHKMSIEEVCRKYNTDCVQGLTLSKAAEILARDGPNALTPPPTTPEWIKFCRQLFGGFSILLWIGAILCFLAYGIQAGTEDDPANDNLYLGIVLAAVVIITGCFSYYQEAKSSKIMESFKNMVPQQALVIREGEKMQLNAEEVVVGDLVEVKGGDRVPADLRIISAHGCKVDNSSLTGESEPQTRSPDCTHDNPLETRNITFFSTNCVEGTARGVVVATGDRTVMGRIATLASGLEVGKTPIAKEIEHFIHLITGVAVFLGITFFILSLILGYSWLEAVIFLIGIIVANVPEGLLATVTVCLTLTAKRMARKNCLVKNLEAVETLGSTSTICSDKTGTLTQNRMTVAHMWFDNQIHEADTTEDQSGASFDKSSPTWVALARIAALCNRAVFKAGNDNIPILKRDVAGDASESALLKCIELSCGSVKLMREKNKKVAEIPFNSTNKYQLSIHETEDPNDNRYMLVMKGAPERILDVCSTILIQGKEQPLDEELKEAFQNAYLELGGLGERVLGFCHYLFPEELHPKGFAFDTEDVNFSTENMCFVGLMSMIDPPRAAVPDAVGKCRSAGIKVIMVTGDHPITAKAIAKGVGIISEGNETVEDIAARLNIPVSQVNPRDAKACVIHGTDLKDFSSEQIDEILQNHTEIVFARTSPQQKLIIVEGCQRQGAIVAVTGDGVNDSPALKKADIGVAMGIAGSDVSKQAADMILLDDNFASIVTGVEEGRLIFDNLKKSIAYTLTSNIPEITPFLLFIMANIPLPLGTITILCIDLGTDMVPAISLAYEAAESDIMKRQPRNPRTDKLVNERLISMAYGQIGMIQALGGFFSYFVILAENGFLPSHLVGIRLNWDDRSCNDLEDSYGQQWTYEQRKIVEFTCHTAFFVSIVVVQWADVIICKTRRNSVFQQGMKNKILIFGLFEETALAAFLSYCPGMDIALRMYPLKPSWWFCAFPYSFLIFIYDEIRKLILRRHPGGWVEKESYY